A single genomic interval of Oryzomonas sagensis harbors:
- a CDS encoding DUF502 domain-containing protein, whose amino-acid sequence MKVIVDHLKEKFIAGLFVVIPVGITIFILTFLFNFADGILGSYLDTLFSLFIHHDLHIPGLGMITGAVVIYFAGIFATNVLGNQFLKLGDNLLERIPLVKSIYSSSKQLLKVFREGKTSYRRAVFVEWPRPGVRAIGFVTAEVVRDGVPLVVVYVPTMPNPTSGFALFFREDEVFDSGMTVEEAVKFVVSGGMVIS is encoded by the coding sequence ATGAAAGTCATTGTCGATCATTTGAAGGAAAAATTCATCGCCGGCCTGTTCGTGGTGATCCCGGTGGGGATCACGATCTTTATCCTGACCTTCCTGTTCAACTTTGCCGACGGCATCCTGGGCAGCTACCTGGACACCCTGTTCAGTCTCTTTATTCACCACGATCTCCATATACCCGGTCTCGGCATGATTACCGGCGCGGTCGTCATCTACTTTGCCGGCATCTTCGCCACCAATGTTCTGGGAAACCAGTTCCTCAAGCTTGGGGATAACCTGCTGGAGCGCATCCCGCTCGTCAAGTCGATCTACTCGTCCAGCAAACAACTGCTCAAGGTGTTCCGGGAAGGGAAAACCTCCTATCGCCGGGCGGTCTTTGTGGAGTGGCCGCGTCCCGGCGTACGCGCCATCGGATTCGTGACGGCCGAGGTCGTGCGTGACGGGGTGCCGCTGGTGGTGGTCTATGTGCCGACCATGCCCAATCCCACCTCCGGCTTCGCCCTGTTCTTCCGGGAGGATGAGGTCTTCGACAGCGGCATGACCGTGGAGGAAGCCGTGAAATTCGTGGTTTCCGGCGGCATGGTGATCAGCTGA
- the recQ gene encoding DNA helicase RecQ: protein MTTSLQETLKNIFGYTSFRPHQLEIISAIIAGEDAFVLMPTGGGKSLCYQVPALHRAGVGIVVSPLISLMKDQVDALTANGVAAALYNSSLKEAEARQVLARLHGGQLDLLYVSPERLMSDGFLDRLQGLDIALFAIDEAHCVSQWGHDFRPEYVQLGRLRDLFPGIPLIALTATADPQTRTDIIGRLGLTEAVCHVAGFDRPNIRYTVLEKQKPFQQLSSFLKGRPDEAGIVYALSRKRVEELAGRLAEAGIKVAPYHAGLSDRERQQTQDAFQRDDLRVVVATVAFGMGIDKPNVRFVVHYDLPKNIESYYQETGRAGRDGLPAEALLLFGYGDIAISRALIENGGNPDQKRIELHKLNAMVGFAEALTCRRRVLLGYFGEHLEEDCGNCDVCQSPPERYDATEDAQKALSCVYRVGQRFGMGHVIEVLRGSRSQRIQSLGHDRLSTYGIGKELSQDAWGGLMRQLLHLGYLEQDVGNYSVLHLTARSKPVLRGEERVVLARPRVRVVAAKKEPKRGRGELEYDRELFERLRMLRKRLADEQQVPPFVVFGDATLVEMAAYRPADDDGLARISGVGKHKLARYGAAFLREIRGEADLSDS, encoded by the coding sequence ATGACCACGTCCTTGCAGGAAACCCTGAAGAATATTTTCGGCTACACCTCCTTCAGGCCGCACCAGTTGGAGATTATTTCCGCCATCATCGCCGGCGAGGATGCTTTTGTCCTCATGCCGACCGGCGGCGGCAAGTCCCTCTGCTACCAGGTGCCGGCCCTGCACCGGGCCGGGGTGGGCATTGTGGTTTCGCCGCTCATCTCCCTGATGAAGGACCAGGTGGACGCCCTGACGGCCAACGGCGTCGCTGCCGCGCTCTACAACTCTTCGCTGAAGGAGGCTGAGGCCCGGCAGGTGCTGGCCCGACTCCATGGCGGCCAACTGGACCTGCTGTACGTCTCGCCGGAACGGCTGATGAGCGATGGTTTCCTGGACCGTTTGCAGGGCCTGGACATCGCGCTGTTCGCCATTGACGAGGCTCATTGCGTCTCCCAGTGGGGACATGACTTCCGGCCGGAATACGTGCAACTCGGCCGGCTGCGGGACCTGTTTCCCGGAATCCCGCTGATTGCCCTGACCGCCACCGCCGACCCCCAGACACGCACCGATATCATCGGGCGTTTGGGATTAACGGAGGCGGTTTGTCACGTGGCCGGTTTTGACCGCCCGAACATCCGCTACACGGTGTTGGAAAAACAGAAACCGTTCCAGCAGTTGAGCTCGTTTCTCAAGGGACGTCCCGATGAGGCCGGGATCGTCTATGCCCTTTCCCGCAAACGGGTGGAGGAGTTGGCGGGACGTCTGGCCGAGGCCGGCATCAAGGTTGCCCCCTACCATGCCGGCCTTTCGGACAGGGAGCGGCAGCAGACCCAGGACGCCTTTCAGCGGGACGACCTGCGGGTGGTGGTGGCTACCGTGGCCTTCGGCATGGGGATCGACAAGCCCAATGTGCGTTTTGTGGTGCACTATGACCTGCCGAAGAACATCGAGAGTTACTACCAGGAAACCGGCCGTGCCGGCCGGGATGGACTGCCGGCCGAGGCGCTGCTCCTGTTCGGTTACGGTGATATCGCCATCTCCCGGGCCTTGATCGAAAATGGCGGCAACCCGGACCAAAAACGGATCGAACTGCACAAGTTGAATGCCATGGTCGGCTTTGCCGAGGCGCTGACCTGTCGCCGTCGCGTCCTTTTGGGCTATTTCGGCGAGCATCTGGAGGAGGACTGCGGCAACTGCGATGTCTGCCAGAGTCCGCCGGAACGCTACGATGCCACCGAGGATGCCCAGAAGGCGCTCTCCTGCGTCTACCGGGTCGGACAGCGCTTCGGCATGGGGCATGTCATCGAGGTGCTGCGCGGCTCACGCAGTCAACGCATCCAGAGCCTGGGGCATGATCGGCTCTCCACCTACGGCATCGGCAAGGAGTTGTCCCAGGACGCCTGGGGCGGGCTCATGCGCCAACTGCTGCACCTGGGCTATCTGGAGCAGGATGTGGGCAATTACTCGGTGTTGCATCTGACTGCCCGTTCAAAGCCGGTCCTGCGGGGGGAAGAGCGAGTGGTGCTGGCCCGGCCGCGGGTCAGGGTGGTGGCGGCGAAGAAGGAACCGAAACGGGGCAGGGGCGAATTGGAGTATGACCGGGAGCTTTTCGAGCGGTTGCGTATGCTGCGCAAGCGCCTGGCGGACGAACAGCAGGTGCCCCCCTTCGTTGTGTTCGGGGATGCCACCCTGGTGGAGATGGCCGCCTATCGCCCCGCGGATGACGATGGCCTGGCGCGTATCAGTGGGGTAGGGAAACACAAATTGGCCCGCTACGGGGCGGCATTCCTGCGGGAGATCCGCGGAGAGGCCGATCTCTCCGACAGCTAG
- a CDS encoding DEAD/DEAH box helicase, with protein sequence MRFDELSIPEEVRQGIRDAGFSECTPIQEQTLPLTLSGKDVAGQAQTGTGKTAAFLITLFTRLLENKGTGTHQPRALILAPTRELVVQIEEDAQLLGRHCGLVTQAIYGGVDYMKQRSALREGADVIVGTPGRLIDYLKQKVYSLKGIEMLVIDEADRMFDMGFIADLRFILRRLPPYDKRQNLMFSATLSLRVMELAYEFMNMPQKLSVTPEKMTAERVEQVLYHVSRKEKFPLLLGLLRRTGMERTMIFINTKREAEYLFDRLNANGFPCRVISGDVEQRKRMRILDDFKQGKLPILIATDVASRGLHIEGVTHVINYDLPQDCEDYVHRIGRTARAGSTGKAISLADEDGAFFLEAIEEYIKDKIPTEWAEDELFVNDYVRTPRPKRKPLEAKTGGSRGRGGERTARPGRSGSVKPKPAAAAVLPSPAAATEGAAGEAPAKKRRRRRRKPGEKTEPGSAAAPQAE encoded by the coding sequence ATGCGATTCGACGAGCTTTCAATCCCTGAAGAGGTCCGGCAAGGCATCCGGGACGCCGGTTTCAGCGAATGTACCCCTATTCAGGAACAAACCCTGCCGCTCACCCTGAGCGGGAAGGATGTGGCCGGCCAGGCCCAGACCGGTACCGGCAAGACCGCCGCTTTTCTGATCACCCTGTTTACCCGTCTTTTGGAAAACAAAGGTACTGGTACGCACCAGCCGCGGGCCCTGATCCTGGCACCAACGCGGGAACTGGTGGTCCAGATCGAGGAAGACGCACAACTGTTGGGCCGGCACTGCGGCCTGGTCACCCAGGCGATTTACGGCGGGGTCGACTACATGAAACAGCGGAGCGCCCTGCGCGAAGGGGCCGACGTCATAGTCGGCACCCCGGGCCGGTTGATCGATTATCTGAAACAGAAGGTCTATTCCCTCAAAGGGATTGAGATGCTGGTAATCGATGAGGCCGACCGCATGTTCGACATGGGCTTTATCGCCGATCTGCGTTTCATCCTGCGGCGGCTCCCCCCCTACGACAAACGCCAGAACCTGATGTTTTCGGCCACCCTCAGCCTGCGGGTCATGGAACTTGCCTACGAGTTCATGAACATGCCGCAAAAGCTCTCGGTCACACCCGAAAAGATGACCGCCGAGCGGGTCGAACAGGTTCTGTACCACGTCTCCCGCAAGGAAAAATTCCCCCTTTTGCTGGGATTGCTCCGTCGCACCGGGATGGAGCGCACCATGATCTTCATCAATACCAAGCGTGAGGCCGAGTACCTGTTCGATAGGCTGAACGCCAACGGTTTCCCCTGCCGCGTCATCTCGGGCGATGTGGAACAGCGCAAACGCATGCGCATCCTCGACGATTTCAAGCAGGGCAAGCTCCCGATCCTGATCGCCACCGATGTCGCCTCACGCGGCCTGCACATCGAGGGGGTTACCCATGTCATCAATTACGACCTGCCCCAGGACTGCGAGGACTACGTCCACCGCATCGGCCGCACCGCGCGGGCCGGTTCCACGGGTAAGGCCATCTCCCTGGCCGATGAGGACGGCGCCTTTTTCCTGGAAGCCATCGAGGAGTATATCAAGGACAAGATCCCCACGGAGTGGGCCGAGGACGAGCTGTTCGTCAACGACTACGTGCGGACTCCGCGCCCCAAACGCAAGCCGCTCGAGGCAAAAACCGGCGGCAGCCGGGGCCGGGGCGGCGAACGGACGGCTCGTCCCGGAAGGAGCGGCAGCGTAAAACCGAAACCGGCGGCTGCGGCAGTCCTCCCCTCTCCCGCCGCCGCTACGGAGGGCGCAGCCGGAGAAGCACCGGCGAAAAAACGCCGCCGCAGACGCCGCAAACCGGGTGAAAAAACGGAACCGGGAAGTGCTGCCGCTCCCCAGGCAGAGTAG
- a CDS encoding polyprenyl synthetase family protein, with protein MQAALNIIGDELKLVEQQFRKDLESDVPLIRKVGEYVLSSGGKRVRPALLLLAAKLCGYQGDKAVPLASVIEFIHTATLLHDDVVDSATLRRGIASANTLWGNEASVLVGDFLFSKSFSLMVGVGSFDILRVLSGATTIIAEGEVLQLLSTGELDLTEERYIGVVRAKTAILMSAACEAGAILGAVPADRQKAMADFGMELGIAFQLMDDLLDYTASEEEFGKSIGHDLEEGKITLPLIHTLRQCTAEERSVIEVVVEKDEMSLDEFREVSGLVKQYGGIEYTVEAAKRYIAASQGRLDLFAPSPLRDALAELADYVVTRSR; from the coding sequence ATGCAGGCCGCCCTGAACATCATTGGAGACGAACTCAAGCTCGTCGAGCAGCAATTTCGCAAAGACCTGGAATCCGACGTACCCCTGATCCGCAAAGTCGGGGAATACGTGCTGTCCAGCGGCGGCAAACGCGTCCGTCCGGCCTTGCTGCTGCTCGCCGCCAAGCTCTGCGGCTATCAGGGGGACAAGGCGGTCCCTCTGGCAAGCGTGATCGAGTTCATCCATACCGCCACACTGCTGCATGACGATGTGGTTGACAGTGCCACCCTGCGCCGGGGCATTGCCTCGGCCAACACCCTGTGGGGTAATGAGGCCTCGGTGCTGGTCGGTGATTTTCTCTTTTCCAAATCCTTTTCCCTGATGGTCGGCGTGGGCAGCTTTGATATCCTGCGGGTGCTCTCCGGCGCCACCACGATCATTGCCGAGGGAGAGGTCCTGCAGCTGCTCTCCACCGGTGAACTCGATCTGACGGAAGAACGTTACATCGGCGTCGTGCGCGCCAAGACCGCCATCCTCATGTCGGCTGCCTGCGAAGCGGGGGCGATCCTGGGGGCTGTTCCGGCTGACCGGCAAAAAGCCATGGCCGATTTCGGCATGGAGTTGGGAATCGCCTTCCAGCTCATGGACGACCTCCTCGATTACACCGCCTCTGAGGAGGAGTTCGGCAAAAGCATCGGCCATGACCTGGAAGAGGGCAAGATCACCCTGCCGCTGATCCACACCCTGCGCCAGTGTACCGCCGAAGAACGCTCCGTTATCGAAGTGGTTGTGGAAAAGGACGAGATGTCGCTGGATGAATTCCGCGAGGTTTCAGGCCTGGTCAAGCAGTACGGCGGCATCGAATATACCGTGGAGGCGGCCAAACGCTACATTGCCGCAAGCCAGGGGCGCCTCGACCTGTTTGCCCCGTCGCCGCTCAGGGACGCCCTGGCGGAGCTTGCCGATTATGTGGTTACCCGAAGCCGCTAA
- a CDS encoding thiol-disulfide oxidoreductase DCC family protein yields the protein MKSAPQFPLRIFYDGSCSVCSSAMARYRVKDGGGKLNFIDISAPEFDPVAYGIPLAEFMYQLHAIDRNNTVYRGTDAFGAIWRAFPASTGYGLLATVLSLPGCTAIARLGYRLFARIRRFLPKQNAACADGSCKIGRHRPG from the coding sequence GTGAAGAGTGCTCCCCAATTTCCCCTGCGTATTTTCTATGACGGTTCCTGCTCGGTGTGCAGTTCGGCAATGGCCCGCTATCGTGTCAAGGACGGCGGCGGGAAGCTGAACTTCATCGATATCAGCGCTCCGGAATTCGATCCTGTGGCCTATGGCATCCCCCTGGCCGAGTTCATGTATCAGTTGCATGCCATCGACCGGAACAACACGGTCTATCGGGGAACAGACGCCTTCGGGGCTATCTGGCGGGCCTTTCCGGCTTCGACAGGCTACGGTCTTCTCGCAACCGTACTATCGCTGCCCGGTTGTACCGCCATTGCCCGATTGGGCTATCGTCTTTTTGCCCGGATTCGCCGGTTCTTGCCCAAGCAAAACGCTGCCTGCGCCGATGGGAGTTGCAAAATCGGCAGGCACAGGCCTGGGTAG